In the Pontibacillus yanchengensis genome, one interval contains:
- a CDS encoding transcription repressor NadR yields the protein MSHQKKVLGEERRAMLLDILQSSSEPTTGSELAKKANVSRQVIVGDISLLKAKQEPIIATSQGYMYLNDSNNVNQVERTIVSYHTAHQTEAELNLLVDHGVIIKDVSVEHPVYGDLTASLHISNRKEVKQFIEQIQSNQATYLLELTGGIHMHTIAASNEQMLDEAIEALDQQGYIVRA from the coding sequence ATGAGCCATCAGAAGAAAGTGCTGGGTGAAGAGCGACGTGCCATGCTTTTGGATATTCTCCAATCTAGCTCTGAACCGACAACAGGGAGCGAATTAGCGAAAAAAGCCAATGTTAGTCGGCAGGTTATTGTTGGAGATATCTCTTTATTAAAGGCTAAACAAGAACCGATCATTGCTACGAGTCAGGGGTATATGTACTTGAATGACTCTAACAATGTCAATCAGGTTGAACGCACCATCGTAAGCTATCACACAGCTCACCAAACAGAAGCAGAACTAAACCTACTAGTCGATCATGGAGTAATTATAAAAGATGTATCAGTTGAACACCCAGTATATGGGGATTTAACAGCTTCCTTGCATATATCGAATCGAAAAGAAGTTAAACAATTTATCGAACAAATCCAATCAAACCAAGCAACATACTTATTGGAACTGACAGGCGGTATCCATATGCATACCATCGCCGCTTCCAATGAACAGATGCTTGATGAAGCCATAGAGGCGTTGGATCAACAAGGATATATTGTACGTGCTTAA
- the proC gene encoding pyrroline-5-carboxylate reductase: MNQTVGFIGCGKMAQAMIGGMIHSKIVTPDQIIASAQSEGTLEEVRRQFEIQTNLDNRIVAGQADLLFLAVKPYDYKAVIHEVRQSVADEAIIITIAPGVSFEEMESAFEREMKVVQAMPNTPSLVEAGMSALCPNSKIDDKDLAKVITLFESFGKVEVITESQMSAIPSISGSSPAYVYMMIEAMADGGVAQGLSRDQSYRLAAQAVLGAAKMVLDTGKHPGELKDEVTSPGGATIAAVTKLEQERFRGTIMAAMESCSNKVKDMGEE; encoded by the coding sequence ATGAATCAGACGGTTGGGTTTATCGGATGTGGGAAAATGGCGCAGGCCATGATTGGAGGCATGATTCATTCAAAGATTGTCACACCAGATCAAATCATTGCAAGTGCCCAATCTGAGGGTACCTTAGAAGAAGTGCGACGACAATTTGAGATACAAACGAATTTAGACAACCGAATTGTTGCCGGACAGGCAGACTTGCTCTTTTTAGCTGTGAAGCCGTATGACTACAAAGCAGTTATTCATGAGGTTCGTCAATCTGTTGCCGACGAGGCTATTATTATAACGATTGCTCCTGGTGTTTCGTTCGAAGAAATGGAAAGTGCGTTTGAGAGAGAAATGAAGGTCGTTCAAGCAATGCCAAATACACCTTCTCTTGTAGAGGCAGGGATGTCTGCCCTTTGCCCAAATAGCAAAATAGATGATAAGGATTTAGCAAAAGTTATAACCTTATTTGAAAGCTTTGGCAAAGTGGAGGTCATTACGGAAAGCCAAATGAGTGCAATCCCGTCAATCAGTGGTTCATCTCCTGCTTACGTTTATATGATGATTGAAGCAATGGCCGATGGAGGTGTTGCTCAGGGACTTTCCCGAGATCAATCTTACCGACTTGCAGCGCAGGCCGTGCTTGGTGCAGCAAAAATGGTACTTGATACAGGAAAGCATCCAGGGGAACTTAAGGATGAAGTAACGTCTCCTGGAGGAGCAACAATTGCAGCTGTCACAAAACTTGAACAAGAGCGGTTCAGAGGAACGATTATGGCTGCGATGGAAAGTTGTTCAAACAAAGTGAAGGACATGGGAGAGGAATAG
- a CDS encoding gamma-type small acid-soluble spore protein — MKKYIVQAKQDDVSMTYNEVKRYLAETTGGRNTKKYSNTNVENVRKEIHTNKQ, encoded by the coding sequence ATGAAAAAGTATATCGTTCAAGCTAAACAAGATGATGTTTCTATGACGTACAATGAAGTAAAACGCTACCTTGCTGAAACAACCGGAGGACGCAACACAAAAAAATATAGTAATACGAATGTGGAAAACGTTCGAAAAGAAATTCACACCAATAAGCAGTAA
- a CDS encoding NAD(P)/FAD-dependent oxidoreductase, with protein MEETKVTIIGAGIAGVMAARTLLANGIKDIKIVDKSKSVGGRLATRRMEEGKADHGAQFFTVRSEQLEQDVKLWLQRGWIKHWFGDPYPRYTSVNGMNALVKQLAEDLPVSLYANVESIEETTGGFELKTEDGQSWKTGAVLLTAPVPQSRKLLSGKNVSLQEKEVRKLDRISYNAAIVGLYQFNSPTTLPSEGIIDASLPLHVEKIVDHQKKGISPNPTISVYMEGGWSNDYFSHTDEHVMNRMKEITEHLLPWEDLTNSQIKRWRYAEAENVIYEPYLNVHEALPLYVAGEAFLEKNDKAGRTRFESAYLSGIAAGNKIASFF; from the coding sequence ATGGAAGAAACAAAAGTTACCATAATTGGTGCAGGAATTGCAGGTGTAATGGCTGCTAGGACGCTCCTTGCTAACGGCATTAAGGATATAAAAATAGTTGATAAAAGTAAAAGTGTAGGCGGACGATTAGCAACTCGTCGTATGGAAGAAGGAAAAGCAGATCATGGAGCCCAATTCTTCACAGTACGATCAGAACAACTCGAGCAAGACGTTAAGCTTTGGTTACAGCGTGGATGGATCAAACATTGGTTTGGTGACCCTTATCCACGATATACGAGTGTGAATGGTATGAATGCTCTTGTAAAACAGCTGGCAGAAGATTTACCTGTCTCATTATATGCAAATGTCGAATCCATTGAGGAAACGACTGGTGGTTTCGAATTAAAAACAGAAGATGGGCAGTCTTGGAAAACAGGAGCAGTATTATTAACAGCTCCTGTCCCACAATCAAGAAAATTATTGTCCGGTAAAAATGTATCGTTGCAAGAAAAGGAAGTCAGGAAACTAGATAGAATATCATATAATGCTGCAATTGTAGGGCTTTATCAATTTAATTCTCCAACCACTTTGCCATCGGAAGGAATAATAGATGCCTCTCTCCCATTGCATGTAGAAAAAATTGTAGATCATCAGAAGAAAGGGATATCACCCAACCCAACAATAAGTGTGTATATGGAGGGAGGATGGAGTAATGATTATTTTTCACATACAGATGAACATGTGATGAACAGAATGAAAGAGATTACGGAGCATCTTCTTCCTTGGGAGGATCTTACAAACTCCCAAATAAAACGATGGCGATATGCTGAGGCTGAAAACGTTATTTATGAACCTTACCTTAATGTTCATGAAGCACTACCTCTATATGTTGCAGGAGAAGCTTTTCTTGAGAAAAACGACAAAGCAGGTCGAACACGTTTTGAAAGCGCGTACTTGTCTGGAATTGCAGCAGGAAATAAAATTGCTTCTTTTTTCTAG
- a CDS encoding amino acid carrier protein: MFLELLRQINDSIWTYIIITVLLGVGLFFTYKTNFVQFRLFKEMFRVLFEKESFAKSKKGTSPFQAFTISTASRVGTGNLGGVAIAIASGGPGAVFWMWIIALVGSATSFVENTLAQVYKTEDGDGYRGGPAYYMQKGLNNRKLGIAFAIAITFTYGLVFSSVQSNTIRLAFEQSFDLSKWIMAGVLTILTALVIFGGLKRIAKVTQYVVPIMAILYLILAFFILIFNLGAIPGLISTIVENALGIREIAGGGIGAAIMMGVRRGLFSNEAGMGSAPNAAATAEVTHPAKQGLIQTLSVFIDTIIICSATAFIIMLSGDPSQYMNPTMKSIQLTQSAFSGHVGNWAGTFVAIAIFLFAFSSVIGNYYYGETNIQFIKEKNSYLTVYRLAVLFMVVFGAVAKMELVWALADLSMAIMALINLYAIIRLSGVAKDVLQDYMQKRKQPQTSHFSSNSVKHQQGIESW, encoded by the coding sequence GTGTTTTTAGAACTTTTAAGGCAAATTAATGACAGCATATGGACTTATATTATTATTACGGTACTACTTGGAGTAGGACTATTCTTCACTTATAAAACCAACTTTGTTCAGTTTAGGTTGTTTAAAGAAATGTTCCGGGTTTTATTTGAAAAAGAGTCTTTTGCAAAAAGTAAAAAAGGAACTTCCCCATTTCAAGCTTTTACGATTAGTACAGCATCACGGGTAGGAACAGGTAATCTCGGTGGTGTAGCCATTGCAATAGCAAGCGGAGGACCTGGAGCGGTATTCTGGATGTGGATTATAGCATTGGTAGGCTCTGCAACAAGTTTTGTCGAGAATACGCTGGCGCAGGTTTATAAAACAGAAGACGGGGATGGTTATCGTGGCGGCCCTGCATATTATATGCAAAAAGGGCTCAACAACCGTAAGCTAGGTATTGCCTTTGCCATTGCAATCACCTTTACGTATGGATTGGTATTTAGCTCTGTGCAATCCAATACGATTCGATTAGCCTTTGAGCAATCGTTTGATCTTTCAAAATGGATTATGGCAGGTGTGCTTACTATTCTAACTGCTCTCGTTATTTTTGGTGGTCTGAAGCGAATAGCGAAAGTAACCCAATATGTGGTTCCGATAATGGCTATTTTATATCTTATCCTAGCCTTTTTTATATTGATTTTTAACCTGGGAGCTATACCTGGCCTGATTTCAACGATTGTCGAAAATGCGTTAGGTATTCGTGAAATTGCTGGGGGAGGTATTGGAGCTGCAATTATGATGGGTGTTCGACGCGGCTTATTCTCCAATGAAGCAGGCATGGGTAGTGCACCGAACGCTGCAGCAACGGCTGAAGTCACACATCCTGCTAAACAAGGCTTAATTCAAACATTGAGCGTTTTCATTGATACCATCATTATTTGTAGTGCGACTGCCTTTATCATTATGCTTTCAGGTGACCCTTCTCAATATATGAATCCAACGATGAAAAGCATACAACTTACCCAAAGCGCTTTTTCAGGTCACGTAGGAAACTGGGCAGGAACCTTCGTAGCCATTGCTATCTTTCTGTTTGCCTTTAGTTCAGTAATCGGAAATTATTATTACGGTGAAACGAACATTCAGTTCATAAAAGAAAAAAACTCCTATTTAACGGTATATCGTTTAGCCGTCCTGTTCATGGTTGTTTTTGGAGCAGTAGCAAAAATGGAATTGGTTTGGGCTCTCGCAGACCTCTCTATGGCTATTATGGCACTTATTAACCTTTATGCCATTATCCGCTTATCAGGTGTTGCTAAAGATGTCTTGCAAGACTATATGCAGAAGCGTAAACAACCACAAACTTCCCATTTTTCAAGTAACAGTGTAAAACACCAGCAAGGAATAGAGAGTTGGTAA
- a CDS encoding peptidylprolyl isomerase, whose product MKIKLAPIVMTVVAAFTLTACSNSSAEDTEVVASTKNGDVSKEDFYNKLVDQYGDAVLKEMIYDKVLSENYSVSEEEVQDEIDKMKDSYGDQFQSVLQQNGFSSEEDLKNVIHSSMLKEKATTDGVEVTDEELQSYYENMKQEVQASHILVDDEKTANEVIQKLEDGGDFADLAKEYSTDTTSAENGGDLDYFSTGDMVLPFEEAAYDLEVGKVSKPVESEYGFHVIKVTDKREKEDTSSIGTFDEMEEQLQTELETRKANPDQLTEIMNEAKIDIKNADLKERISF is encoded by the coding sequence ATGAAAATCAAATTAGCACCTATCGTAATGACTGTTGTAGCAGCTTTCACGCTAACAGCATGTAGTAACAGCAGCGCTGAAGATACTGAAGTAGTAGCATCCACGAAGAACGGTGATGTAAGTAAAGAGGATTTTTATAACAAGCTCGTTGACCAATATGGTGACGCAGTCTTAAAAGAAATGATCTATGACAAAGTTCTGTCCGAGAACTACTCTGTTAGTGAAGAAGAAGTGCAAGATGAAATCGATAAAATGAAAGATTCCTACGGTGATCAATTTCAATCGGTATTACAACAAAATGGCTTTTCAAGTGAAGAAGATTTAAAAAATGTTATTCACTCTTCTATGCTTAAGGAAAAAGCCACTACAGATGGTGTAGAGGTTACGGACGAAGAGTTGCAATCTTACTACGAAAACATGAAACAAGAAGTACAAGCAAGCCACATTCTTGTTGATGATGAAAAAACCGCCAACGAAGTAATCCAAAAACTAGAGGATGGTGGAGATTTTGCTGACCTAGCTAAAGAATATTCCACAGATACAACCTCTGCTGAAAACGGTGGCGATTTAGACTACTTCTCTACTGGTGACATGGTGCTACCTTTTGAGGAAGCAGCTTACGATTTAGAAGTTGGCAAGGTCAGTAAGCCTGTTGAATCCGAATATGGCTTTCACGTCATTAAAGTGACCGATAAACGGGAGAAAGAAGACACGTCATCTATAGGAACATTTGATGAAATGGAAGAACAGCTACAAACGGAGCTTGAAACTCGTAAAGCCAACCCTGATCAATTAACAGAGATTATGAATGAAGCGAAAATTGACATTAAAAATGCTGATTTAAAAGAGAGGATTTCTTTCTAA
- a CDS encoding S1C family serine protease, with the protein MDEKQMVRTDEKRTNENRNYFNWLFRFTASALVVTVMLLLGAFALFKANVFPFGSSQAQSNPNTVEQSNLDLTQTSTMNSEEDASVVKAVETVSDAVVGVVNYQQSQLLSEENSQAGTGSGVIYKKENESAYVVTNHHVIEGANSIDVILSGGEKVQAEVLGSDQLSDLAVLRIDGASINEIADFGSSKELKVGETAIAIGNPLGMEFAGSVTKGIISGLERTMPVDLNQDGQSDWETEVLQTDAAINPGNSGGALVNLSGEVIGINSMKIAKQEVEGIGFAIPTATAKPIIEDLEQYGEVTRPYMGIQTRDLSTISTQQLQNTLKLPKEVQEGVIVAATQNGSPAQEAGLQKYDVIVQVDGQDISSLVDLRKFIYEEKTVGDSMDITFYRNGEKQTTALTLAK; encoded by the coding sequence ATGGATGAAAAACAAATGGTAAGAACCGACGAAAAGCGTACAAATGAAAATAGAAATTATTTTAATTGGTTATTCCGATTCACAGCAAGCGCTCTAGTTGTAACCGTGATGTTGTTATTAGGAGCTTTTGCACTGTTCAAAGCAAACGTTTTTCCCTTTGGGTCGAGTCAAGCACAGTCGAACCCGAATACTGTTGAGCAAAGCAACCTCGACCTCACACAAACATCTACTATGAATTCTGAAGAAGATGCTTCTGTTGTAAAGGCTGTTGAGACCGTGTCAGACGCTGTAGTAGGTGTTGTGAATTATCAACAATCTCAACTGCTTTCAGAAGAGAACAGCCAAGCCGGCACAGGTTCTGGAGTGATTTACAAGAAAGAAAATGAATCAGCTTATGTGGTCACAAACCACCATGTCATTGAAGGTGCTAACTCCATTGATGTTATTTTAAGCGGGGGTGAAAAGGTACAAGCAGAAGTTCTCGGAAGTGATCAGCTTTCTGACCTTGCCGTACTAAGAATAGATGGAGCGAGTATAAATGAAATAGCAGACTTTGGTTCATCCAAGGAACTTAAAGTTGGGGAAACGGCGATAGCTATTGGTAATCCACTGGGGATGGAATTTGCAGGATCTGTCACAAAAGGTATCATCAGTGGCTTAGAACGAACGATGCCGGTTGACTTAAATCAAGACGGACAGTCTGATTGGGAAACGGAAGTACTTCAAACAGATGCAGCAATCAACCCAGGTAACAGTGGCGGCGCACTTGTAAACTTATCTGGTGAAGTAATTGGTATTAACTCTATGAAGATCGCAAAACAAGAAGTAGAAGGAATAGGTTTTGCTATTCCAACAGCAACCGCTAAACCAATCATCGAAGATTTGGAACAATATGGCGAAGTAACTCGCCCTTATATGGGAATACAAACGAGAGACCTATCTACAATCTCTACTCAGCAATTACAAAATACACTAAAACTTCCGAAAGAAGTTCAAGAAGGTGTCATTGTAGCCGCTACCCAAAATGGCTCCCCTGCTCAAGAAGCTGGCTTACAAAAGTATGACGTCATCGTCCAGGTAGATGGCCAGGATATTTCCTCTCTAGTTGACCTTAGAAAGTTCATCTATGAAGAAAAAACAGTCGGGGACAGCATGGATATTACGTTCTATCGTAATGGAGAGAAACAAACAACAGCATTAACCTTAGCAAAATAA
- a CDS encoding response regulator transcription factor, which translates to MKSTIAIVEDDPHIQEIVEAYLQKEGYQTKLLETAEAAWDLWRETPPDLWVLDIMLPGMNGYEFCSRIRQESDMPIIIISAKDEEVDKVMGLELGSDDYLTKPFSPRELVARVNRVLKRWEKFQNSSEDAQPQSDDSSLHNGDLTLSIKERRVLWKDEEVEVTSKEFNLLEILISQVNRAFSREELLQRVWGEDYFGSDRAVDDLVKRLRKKLPNVPIETVWGYGYRLREREEEA; encoded by the coding sequence ATGAAATCAACCATTGCGATTGTAGAAGATGATCCGCATATTCAAGAAATTGTAGAAGCATATTTACAGAAAGAAGGTTATCAAACAAAGTTGCTTGAAACGGCAGAAGCTGCGTGGGATTTATGGCGAGAGACACCACCTGATTTATGGGTGCTTGATATTATGTTACCTGGTATGAATGGGTACGAGTTTTGTAGTCGAATCAGGCAAGAATCAGATATGCCCATCATTATTATTTCAGCGAAGGACGAGGAAGTAGATAAGGTTATGGGTCTTGAGCTTGGAAGTGATGACTATTTAACAAAGCCTTTCAGTCCAAGAGAGTTAGTTGCGAGAGTAAATCGTGTACTGAAACGGTGGGAAAAGTTTCAAAATAGCTCAGAAGATGCACAACCTCAAAGTGACGATTCATCTTTGCATAATGGTGATTTAACGCTTTCTATAAAAGAACGCCGGGTGCTATGGAAAGATGAAGAGGTGGAGGTTACCTCTAAAGAGTTTAATTTACTTGAAATATTGATTTCACAAGTTAATCGGGCATTTTCTAGAGAGGAACTATTACAACGCGTATGGGGAGAAGACTACTTTGGAAGTGATCGAGCTGTCGATGACCTGGTCAAAAGATTACGAAAAAAACTACCAAATGTTCCGATTGAAACCGTTTGGGGTTATGGGTATCGATTACGTGAACGAGAGGAGGAAGCATGA
- a CDS encoding sensor histidine kinase, which produces MKLLYQLNAAFTALLVIIMSVTAFFIYSLLLDILIQDEQNQLQDNGEILLNILYEQEYGARGDLLLSKVMRNNDFKVLFFDPDRNQVLYSSLPDSITEAWSSQFEREEQHKALWKTEGENYVISKLRYNYQGKRFLLVLATPLEELQSIQSVFAARMITIFIIGIFIAVLFSYLLTKRLVTPLSHLKREVKKIENRQFESIQPIGASGEIGEVEQSVLEMANELDRYIHSQKHFFQNASHELKTPLMTIQGYAEGVRDGVFEGDAANRSLDVIVKESERLKKIVNEIILLAKLDSEEGIYHPQNMSISSVLKQTKERVLPLAQERNITLDIELEEDKTLYIDDEKMLQAMINIVSNGIRHANEKVILKGFTSEGTYHIQVKDDGNGVPDDLLPQLFHRFVKGKEGETGLGLAISRAIIERSGGTIQVFNEEKSGAVFEIEFSDE; this is translated from the coding sequence ATGAAGCTACTCTATCAATTAAACGCAGCATTCACTGCTCTTCTTGTCATCATTATGTCCGTGACGGCTTTCTTCATTTATTCATTATTATTGGATATATTGATTCAAGATGAACAGAATCAACTGCAGGACAATGGCGAAATTTTACTTAACATATTATATGAGCAAGAATATGGAGCAAGGGGCGATCTCTTGTTAAGTAAAGTCATGCGGAACAACGACTTCAAGGTTCTCTTTTTTGACCCGGATCGAAATCAAGTTCTCTATTCTTCTCTTCCAGATAGTATTACAGAAGCTTGGAGTTCCCAATTCGAAAGGGAAGAACAGCACAAAGCTCTTTGGAAAACTGAAGGAGAGAACTATGTGATTTCCAAGCTACGATATAATTATCAAGGAAAGAGGTTTCTCCTTGTATTAGCAACTCCATTGGAGGAATTGCAAAGTATTCAATCGGTCTTTGCTGCCAGGATGATTACCATCTTTATCATTGGTATTTTTATAGCTGTTTTGTTTAGTTATCTATTAACAAAGCGACTAGTTACACCATTGAGTCATCTTAAACGTGAAGTGAAAAAGATTGAGAATCGCCAATTCGAGTCTATTCAACCAATTGGAGCTAGTGGGGAGATTGGTGAAGTAGAACAAAGCGTTTTAGAGATGGCCAATGAATTAGACCGATATATTCATTCACAAAAGCATTTCTTTCAAAATGCTTCTCATGAATTGAAAACACCATTAATGACGATTCAAGGTTACGCTGAGGGTGTAAGAGATGGGGTTTTTGAAGGAGATGCAGCCAATCGAAGTCTCGATGTTATCGTGAAAGAGAGCGAGCGATTAAAGAAAATTGTTAATGAAATCATTCTCCTGGCAAAGTTAGATAGTGAAGAAGGAATATACCATCCTCAAAACATGTCTATATCGAGTGTATTAAAGCAAACCAAAGAGCGAGTATTGCCACTAGCTCAAGAAAGAAATATTACATTGGATATAGAGTTAGAAGAGGACAAAACATTATACATTGATGATGAAAAAATGCTTCAAGCCATGATTAATATCGTCAGTAATGGTATTCGTCATGCCAATGAAAAGGTAATATTGAAGGGATTTACTAGCGAAGGAACGTACCATATTCAAGTAAAGGATGACGGGAATGGCGTACCAGATGACCTTTTACCTCAACTATTTCACCGGTTTGTGAAAGGCAAAGAGGGTGAAACGGGGCTTGGATTAGCCATTTCTCGAGCAATCATTGAGAGAAGTGGTGGTACTATTCAGGTGTTTAATGAGGAGAAAAGTGGAGCTGTTTTTGAAATCGAATTTTCAGATGAATAA
- a CDS encoding YwbE family protein, producing MAGQNRNEISPGQEVDIVLKQDQRSGKTTRGKVKDILTKSPNHPHGIKVRLQDGQVGRVKQIINE from the coding sequence ATGGCAGGACAAAATAGAAATGAGATTTCCCCTGGTCAGGAAGTAGATATCGTATTGAAACAAGATCAACGAAGCGGAAAGACTACACGTGGTAAAGTGAAAGATATATTAACGAAGTCACCCAATCATCCACATGGCATTAAAGTACGTTTACAGGATGGTCAAGTCGGGCGCGTAAAGCAAATTATTAACGAATAA